From Bacteroidota bacterium, one genomic window encodes:
- a CDS encoding YfiR family protein gives MAQDVGYSVRANIIYHFTKYVNWPEFNSNSDFVIGVLGNSTIVDELKKVTAGKSLGYHKIVVKPFTSSESSYVCNLLFISEAKSSSLKRVLAMTESLSVLIVTEEEGLSSKGACINFVVEDDKTKLEFNTGNIIKRNLKIANELLALGTIVK, from the coding sequence ATGGCACAAGATGTCGGCTATTCCGTTCGTGCAAATATTATATATCATTTTACTAAGTATGTTAACTGGCCTGAATTTAACAGCAATTCAGATTTTGTTATTGGAGTATTGGGTAATTCTACTATTGTGGATGAACTTAAAAAAGTAACAGCAGGTAAATCTTTAGGTTACCATAAAATTGTTGTCAAACCATTTACTTCATCCGAATCTTCTTATGTGTGTAATTTACTTTTCATTTCTGAAGCAAAAAGTTCTTCATTGAAAAGAGTTTTGGCAATGACTGAGAGTTTATCGGTATTGATAGTTACAGAGGAAGAAGGATTGTCATCAAAAGGAGCATGTATAAATTTTGTCGTGGAAGATGATAAGACAAAACTTGAATTTAATACCGGGAATATAATTAAACGAAATCTGAAAATTGCAAACGAATTGCTTGCACTGGGTACTATAGTTAAATGA